The following are encoded in a window of Dioscorea cayenensis subsp. rotundata cultivar TDr96_F1 chromosome 16, TDr96_F1_v2_PseudoChromosome.rev07_lg8_w22 25.fasta, whole genome shotgun sequence genomic DNA:
- the LOC120278596 gene encoding uncharacterized protein LOC120278596: MAETSLVLVYYNGSITVSEDTIIFSSKDQSYFYVEDDISYENLKRSIEESIETTDNQGVSCIKYRLPISSGSGKICYRSFILRNDRDVQMMFDYHKRNPDIGIIELYVEFNTATFEGAPSQQQISPNGKVQCNMRRERISSPCQYGRSSKDDDDNNGDSFGEDTEASVDNIQLEECNLEDVPMTGHNFTMAPIEPPAHMLTLDVEAMSAQEFTEYPLLYADTLSGATTNKDLHIDMRFRSKDDAVTEIKHYCLLKSIEYKVIESDPTRYSDKCKSYGDGCNWRVRASYSKRRQLWEITKYTGPHTCSSSMISQDHSKLDSNMICRQIQALVQ, from the exons ATGGCAGAGACTTCACTTGTATTGGTTTACTACAATGGTTCAATCACTGTTAGTGAAGACACAATTATATTTTCGTCAAaggatcaatcatatttttatgttgaAGACGACATCTCTtacgaaaatttaaagagatcCATTGAAGAAAGTATTGAGACTACTGACAACCAAGGAGTTTCATGTATCAAATACCGGCTCCCAATTTCTTCAGGATCCGGTAAGATTTGCTATCGGTCATTCATATTACGTAATGACCGAGATGTTCAGATGATGTTTGACTACCACAAAAGAAATCCAGATATTGGCATTATTGAATTATACGTGGAGTTCAACACTGCAACTTTCGAGGGTGCTCCTTCCCAACAACAAATCTCCCCAAATGGCAAAGTTCAATGCAATATGAGACGGGAGAGGATTTCATCACCATGCCAA TATGGGCGATCTAGTAAAGACGATGACGACAACAATGGTGACAGCTTTGGGGAAGACACTGAAGCAAGTGTTGATAACATTCAGTTAGAAGAATGTAATCTTGAAGACGTTCCAATGACCGGCCATAATTTCACGATGGCACCAATAGAGCCTCCAGCACATATGCTGACCCTTGATGTGGAAGCAATGTCCGCACAAGAATTTACGGAGTACCCTTTATTATATGCCGACACATTAAGTGGAGCAACGACAAATAAAGATCTGCATATAGACATGAGGTTTCGAAGTAAAGATGATGCTGTGACTGAAATTAAGCATTACTGCTTACTTAAATCCATCGAATACAAAGTTATCGAGTCCGATCCAACTCGATACTCCGATAAATGTAAGTCATATGGCGATGGGTGCAATTGGAGGGTTCGCGCATCCTACAGCAAGCGGAGACAGCTTTGGGAAATTACAAAGTACACTGGGCCTCACACGTGTTCATCATCAATGATCTCGCAGGATCATTCGAAGCtggattcaaacatgatttgtcgCCAAATACAAGCACTAGTCCAATAG